Proteins encoded in a region of the Thermodesulfobacteriota bacterium genome:
- the fliF gene encoding flagellar basal-body MS-ring/collar protein FliF, with the protein MPQIQQLLEFVQSLSIKQKIMTLVVIGTVVLGFILLMTWANRPDYEVLYTNLNQDDAAGIIAKLKEKKILYQLEQNGTVITVPRESVHEMRLTLAGEGLPRGGGVGFEIFDKTSLGTTDFVQKLNYQRAVQGELARTISQFREVEQARVHIAIPRESLFVEEEKKPAASVILKLRGGMTLNNNQVESIVHLVASAVQGLAPEDVTIADVGGRLFYKKSSSDITGSLSTAQLDYQKGIEDGLRKKVEGMLGEVLGPNKAIARVSADIDFQQINITEEKYDPDSAVVRSEQRSEEKSEGGSNIPAGIPGVKGSLAGKLEGSANLGNKSLYQKESEITNYEINKINRQVLGPAGSIKRLSVAVMIDGAYKETAAKEGKSARQYAARTQAEMSQFENIVKKAVGFDEARGDQVEVVNIPFAWGAPEEESPASVPWREYLSKIARPLFNIVLVLIFIFFVAKPLLKWLLTSRPEKTVLTGLPASIRDLEKGALVDFKEAERDQTMQLVQGQPDRAAELVKKWLREK; encoded by the coding sequence ATGCCGCAAATTCAGCAGCTTTTGGAATTTGTCCAGTCGCTCAGCATAAAACAGAAGATTATGACCCTGGTTGTTATTGGAACGGTGGTCTTGGGCTTCATTTTGCTTATGACCTGGGCAAACCGCCCTGATTACGAAGTGTTATATACCAACTTGAATCAAGACGACGCCGCCGGTATCATAGCCAAACTTAAAGAGAAAAAAATACTTTATCAGTTGGAACAAAACGGCACGGTCATAACGGTCCCCCGGGAAAGTGTACACGAGATGCGCCTGACGTTAGCGGGTGAAGGATTGCCTCGGGGCGGCGGCGTGGGCTTTGAAATCTTTGACAAGACCAGCCTGGGGACTACGGATTTTGTGCAGAAACTCAATTATCAACGTGCGGTGCAAGGAGAATTGGCCCGTACCATCAGTCAATTTCGGGAAGTAGAGCAGGCCAGGGTGCATATTGCCATCCCCCGGGAGTCTCTTTTTGTAGAGGAGGAAAAGAAACCCGCGGCCTCGGTTATCTTAAAGTTAAGAGGCGGTATGACCCTTAACAATAACCAGGTAGAGAGCATTGTCCATCTGGTAGCCAGTGCGGTGCAGGGACTGGCCCCTGAAGATGTAACTATAGCCGATGTCGGAGGCAGGTTATTCTACAAAAAAAGCAGCTCTGATATAACCGGATCTCTTTCCACGGCACAACTCGATTACCAGAAAGGCATAGAAGATGGGCTGAGGAAAAAGGTGGAAGGCATGCTGGGAGAGGTCTTAGGTCCCAACAAAGCCATCGCCCGTGTTTCAGCGGACATCGATTTCCAGCAGATAAATATAACCGAAGAAAAATACGACCCGGATAGTGCGGTTGTAAGAAGCGAACAGCGCTCGGAAGAAAAATCAGAAGGCGGGAGTAACATTCCGGCCGGTATCCCGGGGGTAAAAGGGAGCCTGGCCGGCAAGTTAGAAGGAAGCGCCAATTTGGGCAATAAGTCCCTTTATCAAAAGGAAAGCGAGATCACAAATTATGAGATAAACAAGATAAACAGGCAGGTGCTGGGACCGGCCGGCTCCATTAAAAGACTCTCTGTGGCGGTAATGATAGACGGCGCCTACAAAGAGACGGCGGCCAAGGAAGGAAAAAGCGCCCGGCAATATGCAGCGCGCACGCAAGCTGAAATGAGTCAGTTTGAGAACATAGTAAAAAAGGCGGTCGGCTTCGATGAGGCAAGAGGTGATCAGGTAGAAGTTGTAAATATACCCTTTGCCTGGGGCGCGCCGGAAGAAGAGTCGCCGGCATCTGTCCCCTGGCGGGAGTATCTCTCCAAGATAGCCAGGCCGTTATTTAATATTGTTCTGGTCCTGATATTTATCTTCTTTGTGGCTAAGCCGCTATTGAAGTGGTTGCTTACAAGCAGGCCGGAAAAAACGGTTTTAACGGGTCTGCCGGCATCAATCAGGGATCTGGAAAAAGGAGCGTTAGTGGACTTTAAAGAAGCGGAAAGAGATCAGACAATGCAACTGGTGCAAGGCCAGCCTGACCGGGCGGCAGAACTGGTAAAAAAGTGGTTGAGGGAAAAATAA
- a CDS encoding sigma-54 dependent transcriptional regulator translates to MTAASILIVDDDPNMRLALFEALARNKHKIVLAEDGQAAVKVIDKTPLDLIITDLKMPKLDGMGVLLEAKKRFPDMPVVMLTGYGTIANAVETMKKGAFDYILKPCSVEVLEHVVERALGTRRGAHIMKGQPASESSLPPAPTLVTRNARMQGILDIARSVATSRATVFIQGESGTGKELLARFIHAESERKDKPFVAVNCAALPEGLLESELFGHEKGAFTGAITRKIGKFELAQTGTILLDEISEMQIQLQAKLLRVLQENEIDRVGGKVPIAIDVRVIATTNRDVEAMVKKGAFREDLYYRLNVIPLKIPPLRERKEDIPALCDYFMKKYSQLYGRPVQGVSPEASEYLITLSWKGNVRELENTVERAVLLCTGNEVTRQSLMLDDMAVKPPGEKPASPTGTAPLKDIEREQILKALDETDGNRTYAAKILGISVRTMRNKLQEYRLQGWVK, encoded by the coding sequence ATGACTGCGGCATCCATCCTGATCGTAGATGATGATCCTAACATGCGCCTGGCGCTATTTGAGGCATTGGCGCGTAATAAGCATAAGATTGTGCTGGCAGAGGATGGTCAGGCCGCGGTCAAGGTGATAGATAAGACGCCGCTGGATCTCATTATTACTGACCTTAAGATGCCAAAGCTGGACGGGATGGGCGTCTTGCTAGAGGCCAAAAAGAGATTTCCGGATATGCCGGTGGTTATGCTTACCGGCTATGGAACTATAGCGAATGCCGTGGAAACCATGAAAAAGGGGGCCTTTGATTATATCCTTAAACCCTGTTCGGTCGAGGTACTGGAGCACGTGGTAGAGCGCGCCCTGGGAACGAGGCGGGGGGCGCATATTATGAAAGGACAACCCGCCTCTGAAAGTAGCTTGCCGCCTGCCCCCACACTGGTCACGCGCAACGCACGAATGCAGGGGATTCTGGATATTGCCAGAAGCGTGGCCACCAGCCGCGCTACGGTCTTTATCCAGGGAGAAAGCGGGACCGGGAAGGAACTCCTGGCCCGGTTTATTCATGCGGAAAGCGAACGAAAGGATAAGCCGTTTGTGGCGGTCAATTGTGCCGCCCTGCCCGAAGGGTTACTGGAAAGTGAACTATTTGGACATGAAAAAGGGGCGTTTACCGGGGCCATAACCCGTAAGATAGGAAAATTTGAGCTGGCCCAGACCGGCACCATCCTGCTGGATGAGATCAGCGAGATGCAGATCCAGTTACAGGCCAAGTTGCTGAGGGTCCTTCAGGAAAATGAGATAGACCGTGTCGGGGGTAAGGTTCCCATAGCTATAGATGTGCGGGTTATTGCTACCACAAATCGGGATGTAGAAGCAATGGTTAAAAAAGGAGCGTTTCGCGAGGATCTGTACTACCGCCTGAACGTAATCCCCCTCAAAATACCGCCCTTAAGAGAGAGGAAAGAAGACATCCCTGCCCTTTGCGACTACTTTATGAAAAAGTATAGTCAGTTGTATGGAAGGCCGGTGCAAGGCGTATCGCCTGAGGCCTCTGAATATCTCATAACCCTGTCGTGGAAAGGTAATGTGCGCGAATTAGAAAACACCGTTGAAAGAGCGGTACTGCTCTGTACCGGTAACGAGGTAACCAGACAGAGTCTTATGCTCGATGATATGGCCGTAAAGCCTCCCGGAGAAAAGCCTGCATCCCCGACCGGTACGGCTCCACTTAAGGACATAGAAAGAGAGCAGATTTTAAAGGCCCTGGACGAAACCGACGGTAATCGTACCTATGCGGCTAAAATCCTGGGTATTAGTGTGCGCACCATGCGTAATAAACTACAGGAATATCGCTTACAGGGGTGGGTTAAGTAG
- a CDS encoding DegT/DnrJ/EryC1/StrS family aminotransferase — protein sequence MRLNFVDLRRQYLSYKEEIDRAIDKVLNSTRFIMGPEIKELEEQLAAYVGVKHAIGVSSGTDALLLALMAYDIKPGDEIITTPFSFIATAEVISLLKAKPVFADIEDSTYNLDPAKIAGIIEQKKKTEEFRIKGIIAVSLYGQCADFDALKSIAQRHDLFVLEDACQSFGATYKDRRSCSLTDVAATSFFPSKPLGCYGDGGMVFTGDDSLAGKVRHLREHGSQEKYEHKYVGLNSRLDTIQAAVLLAKFRHFEDELILRQKCGAYYTEKLKDLQPTVIPPAILAHNKSVYAQYSIRVKRRDHLAESLRKDGIPTAIHYPKPLHLQTALDYLGHRPGDFPVSESVAGEILSLPMHPFLTEDEQSFIVDRIAAALA from the coding sequence ATGAGATTGAACTTCGTTGACTTAAGACGCCAATATCTCTCCTACAAAGAAGAGATTGACCGGGCCATAGACAAGGTTTTGAACTCAACCCGGTTCATAATGGGACCGGAAATAAAAGAATTGGAAGAGCAACTTGCCGCCTATGTGGGAGTGAAGCACGCCATAGGTGTCAGTTCCGGGACCGATGCCTTGCTTTTAGCCCTTATGGCTTACGATATAAAACCAGGGGACGAAATTATAACTACCCCCTTCAGCTTTATTGCCACAGCCGAGGTCATCTCCCTGTTAAAGGCCAAACCGGTCTTTGCAGACATCGAAGACAGCACCTACAACCTTGACCCCGCGAAAATAGCCGGGATAATAGAACAGAAGAAGAAAACAGAAGAATTCAGGATTAAAGGTATTATAGCCGTAAGCCTGTATGGTCAATGTGCAGATTTTGACGCTTTAAAATCTATAGCCCAACGACATGATCTTTTTGTCTTAGAGGACGCCTGTCAATCCTTTGGCGCAACCTATAAAGACAGGCGCTCCTGTTCCCTTACTGACGTGGCGGCCACATCATTTTTCCCTTCGAAACCATTGGGCTGCTATGGCGATGGGGGGATGGTGTTTACCGGTGATGATTCCTTGGCCGGGAAGGTGCGTCACCTGCGCGAACACGGCTCTCAGGAAAAATATGAGCATAAGTATGTCGGTTTAAACAGCCGCCTGGACACAATTCAGGCGGCTGTTTTGCTTGCCAAGTTCAGGCACTTTGAAGATGAGCTTATTTTGAGGCAGAAATGCGGGGCGTACTACACAGAAAAATTAAAGGACCTCCAACCAACGGTAATCCCACCCGCCATCTTGGCGCATAATAAAAGCGTCTATGCCCAATATTCCATCCGGGTAAAAAGACGTGACCATCTGGCTGAGTCGCTCAGGAAAGATGGCATCCCCACCGCTATCCACTATCCAAAACCCCTGCACCTGCAGACAGCCCTCGATTATCTGGGACACCGTCCGGGAGACTTCCCTGTCTCTGA
- the flgC gene encoding flagellar basal body rod protein FlgC translates to MDLLTAMSISASGLTAQRARMNVVSSNLANVQTTQTPEGGPYRARSIVFMAKPVQEDFKAALADKLNEGMRGVEVLGVIEDKEDFKEVYDPSHPDADERGVVRMPNVNVMEEMVDMLSATRAYEANVTAISAAKSMALKTLEIGK, encoded by the coding sequence ATGGATCTTTTAACGGCGATGAGCATCAGCGCTTCGGGGCTAACGGCACAGCGCGCCCGTATGAACGTAGTCTCCAGCAACCTGGCTAATGTTCAGACGACGCAGACGCCGGAGGGGGGACCGTACCGGGCCAGGTCTATAGTCTTTATGGCCAAACCGGTACAGGAAGATTTTAAGGCCGCCCTGGCCGATAAATTGAATGAAGGCATGCGGGGTGTAGAGGTTTTAGGTGTGATTGAGGATAAGGAAGATTTCAAAGAGGTGTATGATCCGAGCCATCCGGATGCCGATGAACGCGGTGTTGTCCGCATGCCGAATGTTAATGTCATGGAAGAAATGGTGGACATGCTTTCGGCAACCCGTGCCTATGAGGCCAATGTAACTGCTATCAGCGCCGCCAAGAGCATGGCATTAAAGACGCTGGAGATAGGAAAATGA
- a CDS encoding sigma-54 dependent transcriptional regulator, translating into MGNETILVVDDSPAVLSGIAEILQSNGYTVDTASDGAIAVDKINDKFYDIILTDLAMPKKDGMELLKYITENSPESMCIIITGYGTIKNAVEAIRLGAFDYLTKPVKSEEIQVVIERALNYRDLKRENTTLKKQVNARYAYENIVGDSENICEVFRLIDKVAQTDSTVLIMGESGTGKELIAHAIHYQSDRRDKPFIPVNCGAIPEELLESELFGHEKGAFTHAIRTRIGRFELAHNGTIFLDEIGDMSPNLQVKILRVLQGHQFERIGGTKTIKTDIRVIAATNKNLEEAVESGRFREDLYYRLNVIPIHVPPLRERVGDIPLLVHHFLEKFNKSKKKNIKSISKEVMQCFMSYDWPGNVRELENMTERLIILANDDKITVRDLPERLLAHRKKDTAQSQPHNALPEEGLYLHAAVNEFERNLILQALDRAGWVKNKAAQLLNLNRTTLIEKMKKQKLMKPANPMDN; encoded by the coding sequence ATGGGAAATGAGACGATTCTCGTTGTAGATGATTCCCCGGCTGTTTTAAGCGGCATTGCTGAAATTTTACAGTCTAACGGCTATACCGTGGATACCGCGTCTGACGGAGCAATAGCCGTCGATAAGATTAATGACAAATTTTATGACATAATTTTGACAGATCTGGCTATGCCCAAAAAGGATGGCATGGAACTGCTGAAATATATTACCGAAAATTCACCGGAGTCTATGTGTATTATCATCACCGGTTACGGCACTATCAAAAACGCGGTTGAGGCCATTCGATTAGGCGCCTTTGATTATCTGACCAAGCCGGTCAAATCGGAAGAAATACAGGTAGTTATTGAAAGAGCTCTCAATTACCGGGACTTAAAACGGGAAAATACCACTCTAAAAAAACAAGTTAATGCCAGATACGCTTACGAAAATATCGTTGGAGACAGTGAAAATATCTGCGAAGTTTTCCGCCTTATTGATAAGGTAGCCCAGACGGATAGCACGGTCTTGATAATGGGAGAGAGCGGGACCGGGAAAGAATTGATCGCGCATGCCATCCACTATCAAAGCGATCGCCGGGATAAGCCGTTTATCCCGGTCAACTGCGGCGCTATTCCGGAAGAGCTGCTGGAAAGCGAGTTATTCGGCCATGAAAAAGGCGCTTTTACACATGCCATTCGCACGCGTATCGGACGTTTTGAACTGGCCCATAACGGGACTATTTTCCTGGACGAAATAGGCGATATGAGCCCCAACCTCCAGGTAAAAATCTTACGCGTCCTGCAAGGCCACCAGTTTGAACGTATCGGAGGGACCAAAACCATTAAAACAGATATCCGGGTCATCGCCGCTACCAATAAAAATCTGGAAGAGGCCGTGGAAAGCGGGCGATTCAGGGAAGATCTTTATTATCGGCTTAATGTTATCCCTATCCATGTCCCGCCGTTGAGAGAACGCGTCGGTGATATTCCTCTTCTGGTGCATCATTTCCTGGAAAAATTTAACAAGAGTAAGAAGAAAAATATAAAATCTATTTCTAAAGAGGTCATGCAATGCTTCATGTCTTATGACTGGCCGGGGAATGTTCGCGAGCTGGAAAATATGACCGAGCGGCTGATCATACTGGCCAATGATGATAAGATCACCGTACGCGACTTGCCGGAAAGATTGCTGGCCCATCGTAAGAAGGATACCGCCCAATCACAACCACATAATGCCCTTCCTGAAGAGGGCCTTTATCTGCATGCCGCCGTTAACGAGTTTGAAAGGAATCTGATCCTGCAGGCATTAGACAGGGCCGGCTGGGTAAAAAATAAGGCCGCACAATTGCTCAATCTCAACCGGACGACCCTTATTGAGAAGATGAAAAAGCAAAAACTAATGAAGCCTGCCAATCCCATGGATAATTAA
- the flgB gene encoding flagellar basal body rod protein FlgB produces the protein MDGGKLFTHTMQVLKRSLDVRLLKHGLTTSNVANAEVPGFKPKDISFKDAMRTAVEGGELQLVRTSRCHLPVGDDDNLSARVVESPYQGVDIDQEMAGLAENNLMYQASIQLLAKKFEGIKTVIIEGGK, from the coding sequence ATGGATGGTGGAAAGCTATTTACGCATACCATGCAGGTTCTTAAACGGTCGCTGGATGTCCGTCTCCTGAAGCATGGCCTGACTACGAGTAATGTGGCCAACGCCGAGGTCCCCGGTTTTAAACCAAAGGACATATCCTTTAAGGATGCCATGCGCACGGCCGTAGAAGGGGGTGAGCTGCAACTTGTCAGGACCAGCCGCTGCCATCTGCCTGTCGGAGATGATGATAATTTATCAGCCCGCGTCGTCGAATCCCCTTACCAGGGGGTGGATATAGACCAGGAAATGGCCGGACTGGCGGAAAACAACCTGATGTATCAGGCCTCCATACAACTTTTGGCAAAAAAATTTGAAGGAATAAAGACGGTCATAATTGAAGGGGGTAAATAA
- a CDS encoding tetratricopeptide repeat protein, with the protein MKPGRVNRSIFVFLLAAWVSIAGEPVGQAQAQEKEKVPSHLTAIWEKAAINFQQGYYDEAISVYERVIETDEYGNLAEKAYFLLADCYFYKYRPSLASHFSSIIEAYQTAIHKYPSSAEVPRAYLQLGLLYQEMGYDYEASAYFNLVGKNYKNTPYIPYAHFYKGKSCLSARQLDKAEGEFQEVISKFPQSKIIGEAYLGLIEVYIHRKSYEQAAQNLEKLLKFWPDAHQRWPLVLFFRGEVETAAGQYAPARADFLRYINITPNDDKDDLAIYKIAEAYEIEGKIQEAIKLYTFLTNFYPQSEGAVLARYRLIERIKWPDKTIQGGKVSFDTRPYLNLIEKPRKYPLAEEAMARLALRYYEAGNAAESMSWVQLFIEKYPQSAYLAFVLDVGQETLSSQARDLLSRRQYVEIINAYRKNDKIITGLKDGAFFYYLAGAFRELGVYDSAAHFYYQANKLGVKGEEGQRVLLDWADTAQRKSDYRTAGILLKRLISSPGNESILEKASGNLGQNYVLAGEWREGARYLAGLVKKNPGEYMNPSLLYSWAYCTQRTGAEAQTRNILNMLTPLLGEKDYSGSLKTRIAELWVDLGDRQKEKRQFEAAIKDYLAALALAVPPEKRHGIHYKLAGCYEALGKMAEAEVELTAIAKTGDEFWKKVAQGRLQGIRLSSVR; encoded by the coding sequence ATGAAACCCGGAAGGGTAAATAGATCGATTTTTGTTTTTCTTCTGGCGGCCTGGGTATCCATAGCCGGCGAGCCTGTCGGACAGGCCCAAGCCCAGGAAAAAGAAAAAGTTCCGTCACATCTGACGGCGATTTGGGAAAAGGCAGCGATCAATTTTCAGCAAGGCTACTATGATGAGGCCATATCCGTTTATGAGAGGGTTATTGAGACCGACGAATACGGCAATTTGGCAGAAAAGGCTTATTTTCTCCTCGCAGACTGCTATTTCTACAAGTATAGACCGAGCCTGGCTTCCCATTTTAGTTCTATCATCGAGGCTTACCAGACGGCTATACACAAGTATCCGTCCTCTGCCGAGGTCCCCAGGGCCTATCTCCAACTAGGCCTGCTTTATCAGGAAATGGGTTATGACTATGAGGCATCAGCTTATTTCAACCTGGTCGGCAAAAACTATAAGAACACGCCCTATATCCCTTATGCCCATTTTTATAAGGGGAAATCATGCCTCTCGGCCCGGCAGTTGGACAAGGCTGAAGGAGAGTTCCAGGAAGTTATATCAAAATTCCCCCAGAGCAAGATAATAGGCGAGGCATATTTAGGACTAATCGAGGTCTATATCCACAGAAAGTCTTATGAACAGGCGGCACAGAATTTGGAGAAGCTACTGAAGTTTTGGCCTGATGCCCATCAGCGCTGGCCGCTGGTTTTATTCTTCAGGGGAGAGGTTGAAACGGCAGCCGGACAGTACGCCCCGGCCCGTGCCGATTTCCTCCGTTATATAAATATAACTCCGAATGATGATAAAGATGATCTGGCTATTTATAAGATAGCCGAGGCCTATGAAATAGAAGGGAAAATTCAGGAAGCCATAAAGCTTTATACCTTTTTGACCAACTTCTATCCTCAGAGTGAGGGCGCTGTCCTGGCCCGCTACCGGCTGATCGAACGGATAAAATGGCCGGATAAAACAATTCAAGGGGGGAAGGTGTCGTTTGATACCCGTCCTTATCTTAATCTGATAGAAAAACCCCGGAAATACCCGTTAGCGGAAGAGGCCATGGCCCGGCTGGCGTTAAGGTACTATGAGGCCGGGAATGCAGCAGAGAGTATGAGCTGGGTACAGCTTTTCATAGAAAAATACCCTCAGTCTGCGTATCTGGCTTTCGTCCTGGATGTAGGCCAGGAAACGCTTTCCAGTCAGGCCAGAGACCTTCTTTCCCGCCGGCAATATGTAGAGATCATTAATGCCTATCGTAAGAACGATAAAATAATAACCGGGCTAAAGGACGGCGCTTTTTTCTATTATTTAGCCGGCGCCTTTCGGGAGTTGGGTGTTTATGATTCTGCCGCTCATTTTTATTACCAGGCCAATAAGCTGGGCGTCAAGGGAGAAGAAGGTCAGCGGGTCCTGCTGGATTGGGCGGACACTGCGCAAAGAAAGAGCGATTATCGTACGGCCGGCATACTGCTGAAGCGCTTGATCTCCAGCCCCGGCAACGAATCTATTTTAGAAAAAGCATCGGGTAACCTGGGACAAAACTATGTCCTGGCCGGTGAATGGCGAGAGGGGGCGCGTTACCTTGCCGGGCTGGTTAAAAAGAACCCGGGGGAATATATGAACCCTTCTTTGCTGTATAGCTGGGCCTACTGTACACAGCGCACCGGCGCAGAGGCACAAACACGTAACATACTGAATATGCTTACCCCGTTGCTGGGTGAAAAAGACTATAGCGGCTCGTTGAAGACCCGGATTGCCGAACTGTGGGTTGATCTGGGAGACAGGCAAAAGGAGAAAAGACAATTCGAAGCGGCCATAAAGGATTACCTGGCGGCGCTGGCGCTTGCCGTGCCGCCGGAAAAAAGACACGGAATTCACTACAAGTTGGCCGGTTGTTATGAGGCCCTGGGGAAGATGGCCGAGGCCGAGGTCGAGCTTACGGCTATTGCTAAAACCGGTGATGAATTCTGGAAAAAGGTAGCCCAGGGCAGATTACAGGGAATCAGACTTAGTTCGGTAAGGTGA
- the fliE gene encoding flagellar hook-basal body complex protein FliE encodes MSPKSITPDIAAPLNNAGAGLKNIKKASGTGFGDQLKKYLSEVNELQQVADKKVEELASGQNANLHETLIAVEKAGISFRMMMQVRNKIISAYEEVMRMQF; translated from the coding sequence ATGAGTCCAAAGAGTATAACCCCGGATATTGCTGCGCCCCTTAATAACGCTGGGGCTGGTCTCAAAAATATAAAAAAGGCATCCGGAACCGGCTTCGGTGATCAACTCAAGAAATATCTCTCCGAAGTAAACGAATTACAGCAGGTTGCCGATAAAAAGGTCGAAGAGCTGGCTTCCGGCCAGAATGCTAACCTGCATGAAACACTGATCGCTGTGGAAAAGGCCGGCATTTCGTTCCGCATGATGATGCAGGTCCGGAATAAAATTATTTCAGCCTATGAAGAAGTCATGCGTATGCAGTTCTAA
- a CDS encoding ATP-binding protein produces MTVPESAQLRLLGKAFTAFNHAAMDLQKSFVQLESKIKELDLELESKNRKLADSLAENRKVRDFLHHILESLQPGIVVLNKGEKIAAWNSAACAITGINFSRYKGRNFYRILSKHPLLEDCTVKEIKALGYGEERVLRFRHGSDFVSVLYTLTPLKGDAAVDEAGCIAILQDITRWKRLEDQAERNSRLIAMCDLTAKMVSEVRNPLGSIEIFASILQRELAGDVENHRIAGHIIQAVRSLDNLLANYLIFTQSPRPRLQKIPVAAWLDEAANFVGLLPRAKPLEIIKKYHARRPWIMGDRELLKQVALNLMLNAIQAMPAGGNLVIETRDEKDNPRRKGSTGIRKGKEGVAIRFADTGTGIAAEHLEKIFNPFFTTKEGGSGLGLAIVNNIVRAHGGMIEVNSAAGKGTSFTIYLPMKSAK; encoded by the coding sequence ATGACCGTGCCCGAATCAGCACAATTGAGACTGCTTGGCAAGGCGTTTACCGCTTTTAATCATGCTGCCATGGACTTACAAAAGTCTTTCGTTCAGCTTGAGTCTAAAATAAAGGAGTTGGACCTTGAGCTTGAGTCTAAAAACAGAAAACTGGCGGACAGCCTGGCTGAAAACAGGAAGGTCCGGGACTTCCTTCACCATATCCTGGAGAGCCTGCAACCCGGCATTGTGGTATTGAATAAAGGGGAGAAAATAGCGGCATGGAATAGCGCCGCCTGCGCCATCACAGGCATCAACTTCAGCCGGTATAAGGGGAGAAATTTTTACCGGATTCTGAGTAAACACCCCCTGCTGGAAGATTGCACTGTGAAAGAAATAAAGGCATTAGGATATGGAGAAGAGCGTGTGCTCAGGTTCAGGCACGGAAGTGATTTTGTTTCTGTCTTGTACACCCTGACCCCTTTAAAAGGCGACGCTGCCGTTGATGAAGCCGGTTGTATTGCCATCCTGCAAGATATTACCAGGTGGAAGAGGCTGGAAGATCAGGCGGAACGTAATAGCCGTCTCATTGCCATGTGTGATTTGACCGCCAAGATGGTTAGCGAGGTGCGTAACCCGCTTGGCAGCATAGAGATTTTTGCTTCCATCTTGCAGAGAGAATTGGCCGGTGATGTCGAAAACCATCGGATAGCAGGACATATTATTCAGGCGGTGCGCAGCCTGGACAATCTACTGGCTAATTACCTGATCTTTACTCAGTCGCCAAGGCCGAGGCTGCAGAAAATCCCGGTGGCCGCATGGCTCGATGAAGCGGCAAATTTTGTCGGCCTCCTGCCCCGGGCAAAACCGCTGGAGATTATTAAAAAGTACCATGCCCGCCGGCCATGGATCATGGGGGATCGTGAGTTGCTGAAGCAGGTGGCGCTCAACCTTATGCTCAATGCTATCCAGGCCATGCCCGCCGGGGGCAATCTTGTTATTGAGACCAGAGATGAAAAAGATAACCCCAGGCGAAAAGGTTCAACGGGAATTAGAAAGGGAAAAGAAGGGGTGGCTATACGGTTTGCCGATACCGGCACAGGAATTGCGGCCGAACACCTGGAGAAGATATTCAACCCATTTTTCACCACAAAAGAGGGCGGCAGTGGTCTGGGATTGGCCATAGTGAACAATATCGTTCGGGCGCACGGAGGTATGATTGAGGTTAACAGCGCAGCAGGCAAAGGAACCAGTTTTACCATTTATTTACCAATGAAAAGTGCAAAGTGA